A region of Nostoc sp. 'Peltigera membranacea cyanobiont' N6 DNA encodes the following proteins:
- a CDS encoding urease accessory protein UreH domain-containing protein, with protein sequence MVDLLLIAIVGFLGSFGHCFGMCGPLTVAFSLSHQPKISQTASLGRTSTLEKSDTWQQQLKFHILLNLGRMLSYALVGAGIGALGSVLLQGGQLAGIGSDFRRWMAILTGVMLIWFGLGQVKPDLLPRIPVLHPLLQGSLHDRLSAGMVKLSFKTKWWTPMLLGMTWGLMPCGFLYAAQIKAAETGNLWMGGATMLAFGLGTLPTMLGVGVSTSLVSKDRRSQLFRLGGWVTLTIGIITLLRTGDTMVDYTGHAALICLILALIARPISGLWASPLRYRRGLGVGSFVLSVVHTFHMIEHSLQWKFAAFFFLPPEFQWGMAAGAVALILMSPAAFTSWESLQKSLGKRWRQIHLLGVPALLLSAIHAVLIGSHYLGSSQSTWGNKLAAVLIGIITLGVLLARSRFFWSKLALEKFYVPPTKSR encoded by the coding sequence ATGGTAGATTTGTTGCTGATCGCAATTGTCGGGTTCCTGGGGAGTTTTGGGCATTGCTTTGGGATGTGTGGCCCTCTGACAGTGGCGTTTTCCCTGTCTCATCAACCGAAAATTTCACAAACGGCTTCTTTGGGACGGACATCAACCTTAGAAAAGTCCGACACTTGGCAACAGCAATTAAAATTTCATATCCTGCTAAACCTGGGGCGGATGTTGAGCTATGCTCTAGTCGGTGCTGGCATTGGGGCGCTGGGTTCGGTATTGCTGCAAGGTGGACAGCTAGCAGGTATTGGCAGCGACTTCCGGCGCTGGATGGCAATTCTGACTGGTGTAATGCTGATTTGGTTTGGCTTAGGACAAGTAAAACCCGATTTGCTGCCACGCATTCCTGTGTTACACCCCTTATTGCAAGGAAGTTTACACGATCGCCTCAGCGCCGGAATGGTTAAGCTTTCCTTTAAAACCAAATGGTGGACACCAATGCTTTTGGGGATGACTTGGGGTTTAATGCCCTGTGGTTTCCTATATGCTGCCCAAATAAAAGCTGCTGAAACTGGCAATTTATGGATGGGTGGGGCAACAATGCTGGCTTTTGGTTTGGGAACTCTACCCACGATGCTAGGTGTAGGCGTTTCCACATCGTTGGTAAGCAAAGACAGGCGCAGTCAGTTGTTTCGATTAGGCGGTTGGGTGACGCTCACCATTGGCATCATTACCTTGTTGCGGACTGGTGACACAATGGTAGATTACACCGGACACGCAGCGTTAATCTGCTTAATTTTGGCGCTAATTGCCCGCCCCATTAGTGGCTTGTGGGCTTCACCACTACGCTACCGCCGGGGTTTGGGAGTAGGATCTTTTGTGCTTTCTGTGGTTCACACCTTCCACATGATAGAACATTCATTGCAGTGGAAGTTTGCCGCCTTTTTTTTCCTGCCGCCAGAATTTCAGTGGGGTATGGCTGCGGGTGCTGTAGCATTGATATTAATGTCCCCCGCCGCTTTTACGAGTTGGGAATCGTTGCAGAAATCTTTGGGCAAGCGTTGGCGACAGATTCATCTATTGGGTGTGCCAGCCTTGCTCTTGAGCGCCATTCATGCTGTGTTGATTGGTTCCCATTATCTGGGTTCCTCGCAATCAACTTGGGGAAATAAATTAGCGGCAGTACTGATAGGAATTATTACCCTTGGTGTATTGCTAGCACGTTCGCGCTTTTTTTGGTCAAAGTTAGCCTTAGAAAAGTTTTATGTTCCCCCAACCAAATCGCGGTAA
- a CDS encoding ABC transporter ATP-binding protein, producing the protein MAKSRRIAKLGAYLRPYWRDVSLGILALLSVNALGVYIPLWIRAGIDKLSTTFNYQILHYVVIIVLLSSAMWLMRMASRIWLFGVGRQVEFDLKQRIFEHLLKLEPAYFASNTAGDLISRATSDVDNIKRLLGFAVLSLANTVFAYALTLPVMLAISVDLTLASLAVYPFMLLLVSLFSNRLRKQQAAVQEQLSDISELIQEDISGIALIKIYAQEANERRAFAKKNQQLLTANLELAKIRNTLFGLIGGLANISLLVIIWLGAARMSSGALTIGDFLALLIFVERLVFPTAILGFTITTYQRGEVSIDRLESILSVTPKIKDADDAIHLPVAELKGEVTAKNLTYIYPGSNTPALENVNFTIAPGETVAIVGAIGSGKSTLANALPRLLDIGSGQLFLDGLDITKIALADLRGAIAYVPQDSFLFSTTIKNNIRYGDPISEQEQIGSVAKLAQIESEIQNFPQQYETLVGERGITLSGGQRQRTALARAMLVNAPVLILDDALSSVDNQTATQILKNLSGGTERKTVIFITHQLSAAAAADRIFVMEKGKIVQIGNHLELLQQQGLYRTLWSQHQVEELLH; encoded by the coding sequence ATGGCAAAATCTCGACGAATTGCTAAACTCGGTGCTTACCTACGACCTTATTGGCGGGATGTGTCTTTAGGCATTCTTGCTTTATTGTCTGTCAATGCTCTGGGCGTTTATATCCCCTTGTGGATTCGTGCTGGTATTGACAAACTCTCGACAACCTTCAACTACCAAATACTACATTACGTAGTAATTATTGTCTTACTCAGTTCGGCAATGTGGCTAATGCGGATGGCATCACGCATTTGGCTATTTGGGGTGGGTCGTCAGGTGGAATTTGACCTGAAACAACGGATTTTTGAACACTTACTCAAGCTGGAGCCGGCTTATTTTGCCAGTAATACTGCTGGTGATTTAATTAGTCGCGCTACCAGTGATGTGGACAATATCAAACGGTTATTGGGTTTTGCAGTTTTGAGTTTGGCAAATACGGTGTTTGCCTACGCCCTGACACTGCCAGTAATGTTGGCGATTAGTGTGGATCTCACACTAGCGTCTCTGGCAGTTTACCCTTTTATGCTCTTGTTGGTGAGTCTGTTTAGCAATCGCTTACGCAAACAACAAGCAGCAGTCCAAGAGCAACTCTCTGACATCAGCGAACTCATCCAGGAGGATATTAGTGGCATTGCCTTAATTAAAATCTATGCCCAAGAAGCAAATGAGCGTCGAGCCTTCGCTAAGAAAAATCAGCAGCTATTGACTGCTAACCTAGAACTGGCAAAAATCCGAAATACACTGTTTGGGCTAATTGGTGGGCTAGCTAATATCAGTTTACTAGTAATCATCTGGCTAGGGGCGGCGCGGATGTCTTCTGGGGCGCTTACGATTGGCGATTTTTTAGCACTGTTAATCTTTGTAGAGCGTCTAGTTTTCCCCACAGCCATTTTAGGATTCACAATTACTACCTACCAACGGGGTGAAGTTAGTATCGACCGGCTGGAATCAATTCTCTCTGTCACACCGAAAATTAAAGATGCAGATGATGCCATACACCTTCCAGTGGCTGAACTTAAAGGGGAAGTGACAGCTAAAAATCTCACCTACATTTACCCTGGTTCCAATACGCCAGCTTTAGAAAATGTTAACTTTACCATTGCTCCGGGAGAAACCGTGGCCATTGTTGGGGCAATTGGTTCGGGGAAATCCACTTTAGCCAATGCTTTACCGCGCTTGTTGGATATTGGATCGGGACAATTGTTTTTAGATGGGCTGGATATTACTAAAATAGCTTTGGCAGATTTACGAGGTGCGATCGCTTACGTTCCTCAAGATAGTTTTCTATTTAGCACTACAATCAAAAATAATATCCGCTATGGCGATCCAATTAGCGAACAAGAGCAGATAGGATCTGTTGCCAAACTTGCCCAAATTGAATCAGAAATTCAGAATTTTCCCCAGCAATATGAAACTCTTGTTGGGGAACGCGGTATCACTCTTTCTGGCGGTCAACGACAACGGACTGCTTTGGCTAGGGCGATGCTGGTTAATGCTCCAGTGTTAATTTTGGATGATGCTCTCTCTAGTGTGGATAATCAAACAGCCACACAAATTCTCAAAAATCTTTCCGGTGGTACTGAGCGAAAAACAGTAATTTTCATTACCCATCAGTTATCGGCGGCGGCGGCGGCAGACAGAATTTTTGTCATGGAAAAGGGAAAAATTGTTCAGATTGGAAATCACTTAGAACTTTTACAACAACAGGGTTTATACAGAACTTTGTGGAGCCAGCATCAAGTTGAAGAATTACTGCATTAG
- a CDS encoding sensor histidine kinase, which yields MTDSLFIPHGHCYLWKPSLVWLNIISDSLIALVYYSIPIALVYFVHKRKDFPFKWILLLFGAFIVSCGTTHLMDVWTLWHPTYWLSTFIKCITAIISLYTAIALLPIIPQAIALPSPAQLEAANSQLKLTLKELENTQAQLIQTEKMSSLGQLVAGIAHEINNPVSFIDGNVFIVNEYTKNLFNLIALYQEGDRHLPLKIKAYIEEIDLDFIQEDLPKILSSIKMGANRISKLVLSLRNFSRLDEAEKKEVDIHEGLDSTLLILQNRLETEGNYPDIQIIKQYGNLPKIECYPGQLNQVFMNILNNSIDTLKESGIGCNLSVVKLKITNNQELINYNPQIRICTEVLDTNQVIIRITDNGCGMTEEITRKIFDPFFTTKPVGSGTGLGMSISYQIINKHGGQIKCISVPLQGTEFIIQIPIQIKSI from the coding sequence TTGACTGACAGCTTATTTATTCCACATGGACATTGTTACCTCTGGAAGCCGAGCTTAGTGTGGCTAAACATCATCTCAGATTCTTTGATTGCTTTGGTGTATTATTCTATTCCCATCGCCCTTGTTTACTTTGTCCACAAGCGAAAGGATTTCCCCTTTAAATGGATACTTTTATTATTTGGAGCTTTTATTGTCTCTTGTGGTACAACCCATCTGATGGATGTATGGACGCTTTGGCATCCAACTTACTGGCTGTCCACTTTTATTAAATGTATTACGGCGATTATTTCACTATATACAGCGATCGCACTTTTACCAATCATTCCCCAGGCTATAGCTTTGCCAAGTCCAGCACAACTAGAAGCAGCTAATTCTCAACTAAAACTGACTTTAAAGGAACTTGAAAATACGCAAGCTCAACTGATTCAAACTGAAAAAATGTCTTCATTAGGACAATTAGTTGCGGGTATTGCCCATGAAATTAATAATCCGGTGAGTTTTATTGATGGGAATGTCTTTATTGTCAATGAATATACTAAGAATTTATTCAATTTGATTGCGCTTTATCAAGAAGGCGATCGCCATTTACCATTAAAAATTAAAGCTTATATTGAAGAAATTGACCTTGATTTTATTCAAGAAGACTTACCGAAAATCTTATCTTCCATAAAAATGGGAGCCAACCGCATTTCCAAGCTAGTCTTATCCTTGCGTAACTTCTCACGGCTAGATGAAGCGGAAAAAAAAGAAGTTGATATTCACGAAGGTCTTGATAGCACTCTCTTAATTTTGCAAAATCGCTTGGAAACCGAAGGAAATTATCCAGATATTCAAATTATAAAACAATACGGCAATTTACCTAAAATCGAGTGTTATCCTGGACAACTCAATCAAGTCTTTATGAATATCTTGAATAATTCTATTGATACTTTGAAAGAATCAGGAATTGGGTGTAATTTATCAGTGGTAAAGCTAAAAATAACTAACAACCAAGAACTGATAAATTACAATCCTCAGATTCGTATTTGTACTGAAGTTTTAGATACCAATCAAGTCATAATTCGGATTACTGATAATGGCTGTGGAATGACAGAAGAAATAACGCGAAAAATTTTTGATCCATTTTTTACAACTAAACCTGTTGGTTCAGGTACAGGTTTAGGGATGTCGATTAGCTACCAAATTATCAACAAGCATGGTGGTCAAATAAAGTGTATTTCTGTACCGCTTCAAGGGACGGAGTTCATCATCCAGATTCCAATTCAGATAAAGTCTATTTGA
- a CDS encoding FixH family protein: MFPQPNRGKSSLFSGSIPTSQKQRHYLLKGKSLHPGKIKYLLFLSCLVISITNLYPASAHKVEVAGDVGGTIHIEPNDNPRAGEPSQTWFALTRRGGKVIPLAQCNCRLAVYAEPYAAGEPPLLEPQLEPVAAERYQGIPGAEITFPKPGIYELQLNGKPVSGARFKPFEFKFEVTVAGGSTQNPQNLRDVNSNSDLVEGDSQKLPIWAIALPIFGFIGILVFVLRSMREGGE, from the coding sequence ATGTTCCCCCAACCAAATCGCGGTAAATCATCCTTATTTTCTGGCTCCATCCCAACGAGTCAAAAACAGAGGCATTACCTACTCAAAGGCAAATCCTTGCATCCAGGAAAAATAAAGTATTTATTATTCCTGAGTTGCTTAGTTATATCAATAACTAATCTTTACCCGGCATCTGCTCATAAGGTGGAAGTCGCTGGAGATGTTGGTGGCACAATCCACATTGAACCAAATGATAATCCCCGCGCTGGAGAACCTTCGCAAACTTGGTTTGCACTTACCCGCAGAGGTGGAAAAGTCATTCCCTTGGCACAGTGTAATTGTCGGTTGGCTGTTTATGCCGAACCTTATGCAGCCGGAGAACCACCACTTTTAGAACCACAGTTAGAACCTGTGGCAGCTGAACGCTATCAAGGTATTCCAGGTGCAGAAATTACCTTTCCCAAGCCAGGGATTTATGAGTTGCAGCTAAATGGTAAACCAGTGTCTGGGGCAAGATTCAAACCCTTTGAGTTCAAGTTTGAAGTTACTGTGGCAGGTGGATCTACACAGAATCCACAAAATCTGCGAGATGTCAATAGCAATAGTGATTTAGTAGAGGGTGATTCTCAGAAATTACCAATTTGGGCGATCGCACTTCCAATCTTCGGATTTATCGGCATCTTAGTCTTCGTACTGCGAAGCATGAGAGAGGGAGGAGAGTAG
- the galE gene encoding UDP-glucose 4-epimerase GalE codes for MSPEKPTILVTGGAGYIGSHTVLALKEAGYNVVILDNLVYGHRDLVEKVLQVELIVGDTGDRALLDRLFKTRDITAVMHFSAYAYVGESVTDPAKYYRNNVLGTFTLLEAMLTASVKKFVFSSTCATYGVPEFVPIPENHPQNPINPYGATKLMVERILADFDAAYGFQSVRFRYFNAAGANPNGLLGEDHKPETHLIPLVLMTALGKRESISIFGTDYPTPDGTCIRDYIHVNDLADAHILGLEYLLKGGDSEVFNLGNGSGFSVREVIAAVEQVTGTSIAVEERDRRPGDPPILIGSSDKARAILGWQPQYPSIEDIVTHAWQWHQQRHK; via the coding sequence ATGTCGCCTGAAAAGCCTACTATTTTGGTAACGGGGGGAGCTGGATATATTGGTTCTCATACGGTGCTTGCTTTGAAGGAAGCGGGTTATAACGTTGTCATACTTGATAATCTGGTCTATGGGCATCGCGACCTAGTAGAAAAGGTTTTACAGGTAGAACTGATCGTAGGGGATACAGGCGATCGCGCTTTGCTAGATCGTCTATTTAAAACCCGTGATATTACTGCCGTAATGCACTTTTCTGCCTACGCCTACGTAGGAGAATCGGTGACTGACCCAGCTAAATATTACCGCAATAACGTCCTTGGTACTTTCACGCTGTTAGAAGCGATGCTGACAGCATCTGTAAAGAAATTTGTCTTTTCTTCTACCTGTGCTACCTATGGCGTACCGGAATTTGTACCGATTCCAGAAAACCATCCCCAAAATCCGATTAATCCTTATGGCGCTACAAAGTTGATGGTAGAGCGGATTCTTGCTGATTTTGATGCTGCTTATGGTTTTCAATCAGTGCGTTTCCGCTATTTTAATGCTGCTGGTGCTAATCCTAATGGCTTACTGGGCGAGGATCACAAACCAGAAACTCATTTGATTCCCTTGGTGTTGATGACAGCTTTAGGCAAACGAGAATCTATCTCAATTTTCGGCACCGATTACCCCACGCCCGATGGTACTTGTATTCGCGATTATATTCATGTTAATGACTTAGCAGATGCCCATATTTTGGGATTGGAATATTTATTAAAAGGTGGCGATAGCGAAGTTTTTAATTTAGGTAATGGTAGCGGCTTCTCCGTCAGAGAAGTGATTGCAGCAGTCGAACAGGTGACAGGAACTTCCATAGCAGTAGAAGAACGCGATCGCCGTCCTGGAGATCCCCCAATTCTCATTGGCAGCAGCGATAAAGCCAGAGCAATCTTAGGCTGGCAACCTCAGTATCCATCCATCGAAGATATTGTCACTCATGCGTGGCAGTGGCATCAACAGCGACATAAATAG
- the sufR gene encoding iron-sulfur cluster biosynthesis transcriptional regulator SufR, producing MATTHQSSTKQDILEYLHKHEKATALELAEVLDVTPQAIRRHLKDLETEELVLYSTAVQAAGMGRPQHLYQLSRQGRDRLHRTMSDRFGDGHGNFAVSLLDTLAETVGHDQFKSILEKQWQRKAKEYRDRVGNGSLRERVANLVELRKAEGFMAEYHAVDVNDCFESDRFILMEHNCAISNVAESFPSICGHELEMFAAVLPDCTVERTHWIIDGEHRCGYLVQIRH from the coding sequence ATGGCGACTACCCACCAGTCCTCAACCAAGCAAGATATCCTAGAATATCTGCACAAACACGAAAAAGCAACGGCTTTGGAGCTAGCTGAAGTTTTAGACGTTACCCCCCAAGCGATTCGTCGCCATCTGAAAGATTTGGAGACGGAGGAGCTAGTTTTGTATTCGACAGCAGTGCAGGCGGCGGGGATGGGGCGTCCGCAGCATCTTTATCAACTGAGTCGTCAAGGACGCGATCGCTTGCATCGAACAATGAGCGATCGCTTTGGTGATGGCCACGGAAATTTTGCGGTTTCGCTGCTAGACACCTTAGCCGAAACGGTAGGACACGACCAATTTAAATCGATTTTAGAGAAACAGTGGCAGCGCAAAGCCAAAGAATACCGCGATCGCGTCGGTAACGGTTCACTGCGAGAACGTGTAGCCAACTTAGTAGAGTTGAGAAAAGCGGAAGGCTTCATGGCGGAGTATCACGCTGTTGATGTGAATGACTGCTTTGAGAGCGATCGCTTTATCTTAATGGAGCATAACTGCGCTATTTCAAACGTTGCCGAGTCTTTCCCCAGCATTTGTGGTCACGAATTAGAAATGTTTGCAGCCGTCTTACCTGATTGTACCGTAGAACGCACCCACTGGATTATTGATGGCGAACATCGTTGTGGTTATTTGGTACAAATTCGTCATTAG
- the sufC gene encoding Fe-S cluster assembly ATPase SufC, protein MIIENSEVVLSVRNLTANVDGTPILKGVNLEVRSGEIHAIMGPNGSGKSTFSKVLAGHPAYEVTGGEVIFQGQNLLELEPEERARSGVFLAFQYPLEIPGVSNLDFLRVAYNSRRKAQGLEEIDAFDFDDLIEEKLDVVKMNPSFLSRSLNEGFSGGEKKRNEILQMALLEPKLGILDETDSGLDIDALRIVANGVNQLASPDNSTILITHYQRLLDYIVPDFVHVMAQGQIITSGGKELALELESRGYDWVLAEFAAAEVGV, encoded by the coding sequence ATGATTATTGAAAATAGTGAAGTTGTGCTGTCGGTACGGAATCTGACGGCTAATGTTGATGGGACACCGATTTTGAAAGGTGTGAATCTTGAGGTGCGATCGGGTGAAATTCATGCGATTATGGGGCCGAATGGTTCTGGTAAGAGTACTTTTTCTAAGGTGTTGGCTGGGCATCCGGCGTATGAGGTGACTGGTGGTGAGGTAATTTTTCAGGGACAAAATCTCCTGGAATTGGAGCCGGAGGAACGCGCTAGAAGTGGTGTGTTTTTGGCGTTTCAGTATCCGTTAGAAATTCCGGGTGTGAGCAATTTGGATTTCTTGCGGGTGGCGTACAATTCCCGTCGTAAGGCGCAGGGTTTAGAGGAAATAGACGCTTTTGATTTTGACGATTTGATTGAGGAAAAGCTGGATGTGGTGAAGATGAATCCCAGTTTTCTCAGTCGGAGTTTGAATGAAGGGTTTTCTGGTGGCGAGAAGAAGCGGAATGAAATTCTGCAAATGGCGTTGCTGGAACCAAAGTTAGGAATTTTGGATGAAACAGATTCGGGTTTGGATATTGACGCGCTCCGAATTGTGGCGAATGGGGTAAATCAACTGGCAAGTCCAGACAATTCGACAATTTTGATTACTCACTATCAAAGATTACTCGATTATATTGTGCCTGATTTTGTGCATGTGATGGCACAGGGGCAGATTATTACGAGTGGCGGTAAAGAACTGGCGTTGGAATTAGAGTCTCGCGGTTATGACTGGGTACTGGCAGAATTTGCAGCTGCTGAGGTGGGTGTGTAA
- a CDS encoding M28 family peptidase encodes MKKWIWLMLLLLVAVAVVGSRGSTFLEQHPSPAIVERIPVETPQPQPESQEVDSAPQVSTDKLLTHIQKLNFQRYTTKERSLTRTYITTELRKFGWKPKLEKFSEGVNIFAERLGTDKAAKAILVAAHYDTVALSPGADDNASGVAVVLEVARLLGSRPTPRTLQLAFFDQEETGLLGSQAFVSKTARLQNLGGAIVMDMVGYACYTPGCQKYPAGLPVTPPSDKGDFLAVVGDTEHLSLLNAFQSSQMLRSTALNKQESNLPAVLTLPIPFKGLLTPDTLRSDHAPFWYQGVGAVLVTDTANLRTPHYHQPSDVPATIERSFFTGAAQIVVNATSALLQKNEVLETQPPS; translated from the coding sequence ATGAAAAAATGGATTTGGCTGATGCTGTTGCTGCTAGTGGCAGTTGCTGTGGTGGGTAGTAGAGGTAGCACGTTTTTAGAACAGCATCCGTCACCGGCAATTGTTGAGCGCATTCCAGTGGAAACACCCCAACCACAGCCAGAGTCTCAGGAAGTTGACAGTGCGCCACAAGTGTCTACTGACAAGCTGTTAACCCATATCCAAAAGTTAAATTTTCAGCGCTACACTACAAAAGAGCGATCGCTTACTCGCACTTATATCACAACTGAACTCAGAAAATTCGGCTGGAAACCCAAATTAGAAAAGTTCTCTGAGGGTGTGAATATTTTTGCTGAACGTCTAGGAACTGACAAAGCAGCTAAAGCAATTCTCGTCGCAGCACATTACGATACTGTTGCCTTATCCCCTGGTGCTGATGATAACGCCAGTGGTGTAGCTGTAGTGCTGGAAGTAGCGCGGTTGCTCGGTTCTCGTCCCACACCACGGACGTTACAGCTAGCTTTTTTTGACCAGGAGGAAACAGGACTTTTAGGTAGTCAGGCTTTTGTGAGCAAAACAGCACGCTTGCAAAACTTGGGCGGAGCGATCGTTATGGATATGGTAGGTTATGCTTGTTACACTCCTGGGTGTCAGAAATACCCTGCCGGATTGCCTGTTACACCACCTAGCGACAAGGGCGATTTTTTGGCAGTAGTTGGTGATACAGAACATTTATCTTTGCTGAATGCTTTTCAAAGCTCACAGATGCTTCGCTCAACGGCTCTGAATAAACAAGAATCAAATCTGCCAGCAGTTCTGACACTACCAATTCCTTTTAAAGGTTTACTGACACCAGATACCCTACGCAGCGATCATGCACCATTTTGGTATCAAGGCGTGGGTGCTGTATTGGTGACGGATACCGCAAATTTACGAACTCCGCACTATCATCAACCTAGCGATGTTCCAGCAACTATCGAGCGATCGTTTTTCACAGGAGCGGCACAGATTGTAGTTAATGCTACTAGCGCTTTGTTGCAGAAAAATGAGGTTTTGGAAACTCAACCACCAAGCTAG
- the sufB gene encoding Fe-S cluster assembly protein SufB: MSATVKTLVNQPYKYGFITDIEADTIPRGLDEDVVRLISSKKNEPQFMLDFRLRAYRQWQKMTEPTWPNVKYPPINYQDIIYYSAPKRKKEKLNSLDEVDPTLLETFEKLGISLSEQKRLANVAVDAIFDSVSVATTFKEKLAEDGVIFCSFSEALQEHPELIKKYLGSVVPIADNYFAALNAAVFSDGSFVYIPKGVKCPMELSTYFRINSGDTGQFERTLIVAEEGSYVSYLEGCTAPMYDSNQLHAAVVELVALDNAEIKYSTVQNWYAGDANGKGGIYNFVTKRGLCQGVNSKISWTQVETGSAITWKYPSCVLVGDNSVGEFYSVALTNHQQQADTGSKMIHVGKNTRSTIISKGISAGNSSNSYRGLVKVNPTAKGARNYSQCDSMLIGDNAHANTFPYIQVQNNGAKVEHEASTSKIGEDQLFYFAQRGISSEDAISMMISGFCKDVFNQLPMEFAVEADKLLSLKLEGSVG, from the coding sequence ATGAGTGCCACTGTCAAAACCTTAGTCAACCAACCCTACAAGTACGGCTTTATTACAGATATTGAAGCCGACACTATTCCGCGTGGACTAGACGAGGACGTTGTTCGCTTGATCTCATCTAAGAAGAACGAGCCGCAGTTCATGCTGGACTTCCGCCTCAGAGCTTATCGCCAGTGGCAAAAAATGACGGAACCAACTTGGCCGAATGTCAAGTATCCGCCAATAAATTATCAGGATATCATTTATTACTCAGCGCCAAAACGCAAGAAAGAAAAACTAAACAGTTTGGATGAAGTCGATCCAACCCTTTTAGAAACCTTTGAGAAATTAGGCATTTCTCTATCCGAACAGAAGCGGCTGGCAAATGTCGCTGTTGATGCAATTTTCGATAGCGTTTCTGTCGCCACTACATTTAAAGAAAAACTAGCGGAAGATGGCGTTATTTTCTGTTCGTTTTCGGAAGCGTTGCAAGAACACCCAGAATTGATCAAAAAATATTTGGGTAGCGTTGTTCCTATAGCTGACAATTATTTTGCCGCCTTGAACGCCGCCGTATTTAGCGATGGTTCTTTTGTCTATATTCCTAAAGGCGTAAAATGCCCAATGGAACTGTCTACCTACTTCCGCATCAACTCTGGTGATACGGGACAATTTGAGCGGACTTTGATTGTCGCCGAAGAAGGTAGTTATGTTTCTTACCTCGAAGGTTGCACCGCACCGATGTATGATAGCAACCAATTGCACGCCGCCGTTGTGGAACTTGTCGCCCTCGACAACGCGGAAATTAAATACTCCACTGTGCAAAACTGGTACGCTGGCGATGCTAACGGTAAAGGCGGTATTTACAACTTTGTCACCAAGCGCGGTTTGTGTCAGGGCGTAAATTCTAAGATTTCCTGGACTCAAGTAGAAACAGGTTCGGCAATTACTTGGAAATATCCTAGCTGTGTGTTGGTGGGTGATAACTCTGTGGGTGAGTTTTACTCAGTGGCGCTGACAAATCATCAGCAGCAAGCTGATACGGGTAGTAAGATGATTCACGTAGGTAAGAATACCCGCAGTACAATTATTTCTAAAGGAATCTCCGCAGGTAATTCTAGTAATAGCTATCGGGGTTTGGTGAAAGTCAATCCGACGGCGAAAGGGGCGAGAAATTATTCTCAGTGTGACTCAATGCTGATTGGGGATAATGCCCATGCGAATACTTTCCCTTATATTCAAGTGCAAAATAACGGTGCGAAGGTGGAGCATGAAGCTTCTACTTCTAAGATTGGGGAAGATCAGTTATTTTACTTTGCTCAACGAGGTATTTCTTCTGAAGATGCTATTTCGATGATGATTAGCGGTTTCTGTAAGGATGTTTTTAATCAGCTACCGATGGAGTTTGCTGTGGAAGCTGATAAGTTGTTGAGTTTGAAGTTGGAAGGCAGTGTTGGATAG